The sequence CCCGGACTGCTTCGTAAGCATCTGCTGCGTCATCGCCTGCGACAGCACGCGCTTCGACTTGCCGGCCCGGGCCTTCGCGACCTCCAGTTGAAGCAGCGCCAGGTCGGACGGCGTCGTCCACAGCCCCGCGGGCGCCAGCTCCGGGTAGACCTTCCAGCGGCCCTCCACCGTCTCACCGCTGGCGCGCGTGCCCGCGGCCGTGCGCGCCGCGAGCGCCGGCGGAAGCGGCTGCTCGAACGTGCTGTGCTTCATCCCCACCGGGTCCAGCACCGCTTCCTTCATGAGCTGGGGGAAGGGCTTCTTCATCACGTCCGTCAGCAGTTGCTGGACGACGACGTAGCCGCCGCCGCTGTAGCGGGCCTCCGTGCCGGGCACCCCGTCCACGCGCACGGCCTCCGTGTTCGCGGGCTTCTGGCCGTCGAGGATCTGCTGGACCGTGGGCAGGGGCTCGCCCGCGCCGTAGCCGGGGAAGCCGTGCACGGTGAGCCCCGCGCTGTGGCTGAGCAGCCGGCGCAGCGTCACCTTCTGCTCGCGGGTGAACTCGTTGTCGGGGACCTTCCAGGACTTCAGCGCGTCGTTGACGTTCGCGTCGAGCGACACCCGGCCCTGCTCCACGGCGCGCAGCGCGGCCAGCGCCGTCACCGGCTTGCTGACGGACGCGGCCTGGAACAGCGTCTCCAGCGTGACGGGCTCCTTGCCCCCCGCCTGCGTCACGCCATACGTCTTGCTCCACACGAGCGCGTTGCGGTCATACACCGCCACGCTCAGGCCCGGGATGCCGTACAGCTCCATCCAGCGCTGCACGGAGAGCGCCTGGGGCTTCTCTCCTGGCAGCGCCAGCGGCGCGAGGTTCGCCTCCATCCGCGCGATGCGGGCGGACTCGGCGGGCCGCGCCGTCCACTGCGTGGCGGGCGGCGGAGGGGCCTTGGGTGCGTCGGCCGCCGTGAGCAGGGCGACCGCCGTACAGCCCAGGAACAGCACCGGGACGAAGCGCGGGACGGCGTGGGACATGACGGACTCCGGGGTTGACCCGCGGGAGGGCACCCGCGGAAACGGAAGCTCAACCTACGAAGTCATGG comes from Corallococcus macrosporus and encodes:
- a CDS encoding serine hydrolase; this translates as MSHAVPRFVPVLFLGCTAVALLTAADAPKAPPPPATQWTARPAESARIARMEANLAPLALPGEKPQALSVQRWMELYGIPGLSVAVYDRNALVWSKTYGVTQAGGKEPVTLETLFQAASVSKPVTALAALRAVEQGRVSLDANVNDALKSWKVPDNEFTREQKVTLRRLLSHSAGLTVHGFPGYGAGEPLPTVQQILDGQKPANTEAVRVDGVPGTEARYSGGGYVVVQQLLTDVMKKPFPQLMKEAVLDPVGMKHSTFEQPLPPALAARTAAGTRASGETVEGRWKVYPELAPAGLWTTPSDLALLQLEVAKARAGKSKRVLSQAMTQQMLTKQSGPYGLGYMLDDAPDRFEHGGWNDGFTAHVVTLGNKGSGIVLMANSDNGVLLFERLIASIVTEYGWQPVPDHLKSPVMTADLLSRVKGADAVIAWARKTKGEGGLPPPVLNHVGYGLFMSGKVEDGLKVFQQNAALFPDDAEAQDGLGMAYMKAGKKAEALAVYQKLLKADPKNESALRAVKMLSAKP